agtattgcAGGACCAGAAAACACCTGCCCGACCTCAGGggcaatttctttattttcctaTGTGAcatttatattgatattatgTACATTGCTTTGTAGTTCAACAGGTGCAATATGAGTCAGACACACAGGTGGCGCAATTTTCGTGTGTTATCGAAGAGCTGAGAAGCAAAATAAAGGAAATGGAAACGGAAAATAGAGACAAAgtgtgtacctacttattttttttatttatacctacttattttcattattgaaatagattaaaaatatatttgtcagTAGGTAGTTACAAgtagtatttaataaagccaaaacaaaatgttattcaTTAAACAAAGACCACTGTTTTTTATCACACTGGAGTAATGTGTTGTGGGAACCGTTAATCGTTTTGCTGAAATAGTACCTACTTGTATTAAGCTTGTTACTTTAATTTGGAAGTAAGTAAATTACGATTGCGTTGATTCTAGATGAATGTGGTAGTGTTGGAGTATGAAGAAAAACTTCAACGCAGCGTGGCTCAAATAGCCCAGCTACAAGAACAACAGGCTCGGCAGGCAGCGCGAACAGAATCTAATATGGATGCATATCGCCGGGTAAAACCAATGTTTCCATGTCACTCTTATGTCTTCTTCCGCCTGGCGTTAATCGCTGTTACATCCTAACTTCACTGGAGAGGAACCCAGAGTGCGACTTTGAccataaaaaaacacatatcGTTCTTTGGGGCCGCTGAAAATGAACCAACatgggaaaaatattaaattgcatTAATTTAGTTCCTTAAACCTTTTGAACTTATCACTTGGGAAGAATCCCCCATTCACGAGAATAATCAtagcatttttattatctacatCAAGCTAACACTTCACCACGAAACGTGAGATAAAACAATCCATGAGAGATATTAATGAGATCCCAGCAAACGTTAATTACAATTCATTATCAGACTTTCACATTAATTCTTTAGGCTGCTTTCCAGCAACGCTCTGCGATGAATGAAGAATTTTTCGTCTTCTAATATTTTCTTGCATAGATTTTATACTAGCTTAGTCTTCTTTCATTTTGTAGAAATTGGAAGATTTGGAGGAAAAGTTCAAACAAAGCCAGTTCAAAGAATATTTGGCGCAGAAAACTTACTCTTCACAGTACGAAACCCAAGTTGACCGGCCATATTCCGTAGATAAAGATCCATATCCAACTATAGAATTAGAGTCCAGTTTTGAACcttcaaaatttcaatacaCACCTACGGCcagccaaaacaaaaaatctgcCAATTCacttcaaattttatattatggaAACAAGCCCCCAAATGCCAAGAATTCGGACAAGAAGGGACagtttaatattacaaaaaagagaaaactttataatgagaaagattttcaaaatttctaaTGTTccttttatgtaatttttcttaCGACTCATTTTCACTGTTAAGTCCCTACAAATTGCCTTTAAATTACAAAGCATGTTTAGCTAAATACTGTGGTATTGTCTTTTACCTTTCACTCTCAGCTCAGTTCAAGTcgactaaaataatttaggcTTTGTGTGCACATACCATTTATTTACTCTATTTCTCAATCTACATAAATGTTACCTAACATCCGTTTGCAACAAAGCgaatattataacaattatttcgAACCAAAAAGGCTagttaattaaactttatctGTAGCGGTAATATCTAATTTATCTAATACCGTAGCTGTGACTATGAATTAAGAATGCGGTTATGAAAAACTATTACATACATGACTATTCATAAGTTACATCATGACCTACATTTGATCGTTTAAAATGTGCAAGTACATCCCTTGAAGCGTGAATAgcttctttattaatttggcTGATGAATTTTTGCCTTTGTAATTATGTGCACGAATTAAGTGGATATTCTAACTTCACTCAAGTTTGGCGAAACTTGTTACAATACTTGTGCAATTTCATCAAGAGATAACCCCGTacgaatatatttttctcttccTGCCACAAGACCCTTATGTTTGTCTTCATGTAAATTGTCTTTAAACTATGTAAATACAATAGTATCTAGGAAGAACTATGTGCTATTtgggatttatttttattaattgatgtTAATAATCTCATAAGGATAACTAATTCGTTAATTAGGTAgataaaacacaaatttatttgcaaCCTAATTGTAAACGAGCTGCATTTGCATTCTATGAGTTTACGTAACATAATTATGAGACATAATGTTGAACATGATGGATTGGCAGTGAAAGCTTAGTTTCATACTTAAAAGCAAATCTTTATTATGGTTGAAAGCTAACCACACTTTATAATAAGAAGAAATTACTGTCGATGCGATGTAATATTGATCGTTACAAGAAAGTGGCGATCAGATTGGTAGCTGGAGCGCCAAGAATGGCATTCGTCCTTACATTATGAGTACATTTGCACTCATGCCTGCATGTTTATATTATCTACTACAAACATACactggtaaaaatataaaaacaacctTTATTCGTCTTTGGCTAAACATTTTTGCAATTAACATTCAAGCACCATTTGCGtgcttattaattataaattatcatattattatacctacagTTACCTAATTCTGTACttaatgtgaataaaaataacaaaataacgaGAAAATATCTGAGCAATGAAacgaaaaataatgttttagcATGCAAGTATCAAGACTTGATAATATGAGCaatgaatacaataaaaatagataataaaatcaatggTTTCTGATGAGTCTATCGAGCGAATTCCAACTGCACGAGTAGTCAATTTGGAGATGTCCGTATCTGGAGAGATGGAAATTGTCGGGAGCAGTCTTCGGAAAAGGCCTGGCCCAGTCCTCGTAATCGGGCGACAAGCTCTCGTACGCAAAATGTTCGTACGCGTCAGTCAacctataaacaaaaaaattgtttattaaaagtttcgaTAAGCAGGTTGTCGTTCCGGTGGAGTCTTGTAGTTATTATatgttaataatatgttatttttcgtAACTTGCATCCACTGGGTCCACTGCAGTAAGCAGATGGACTACGACCACCAAAAtagtatatttagttattttttcgCTAACAAATTACTATCAACCATTCTCACATAGAAACCACCTGATTATGAAAAGAGTGTTAGtgtaatgtaggtacctatgcaACGTTGATCAGATCTGTAGGTGTAGCCGTGGGACGGTTAGGccttgtacat
This is a stretch of genomic DNA from Amyelois transitella isolate CPQ chromosome 5, ilAmyTran1.1, whole genome shotgun sequence. It encodes these proteins:
- the LOC106139037 gene encoding repetitive organellar protein-like translates to METTEERPDIQNDKYQAIINCLSKCKIEYLNEKDENKKLSEITTKLEIELKETRELEKSHRYHLLASREMIGNLQETVSQLVYLKRDIKKLKDELSSKDAVIISMEKDKENILLKHNEMQTELKAVHEKRIEELTAINERKIQQVQYESDTQVAQFSCVIEELRSKIKEMETENRDKMNVVVLEYEEKLQRSVAQIAQLQEQQARQAARTESNMDAYRRKLEDLEEKFKQSQFKEYLAQKTYSSQYETQVDRPYSVDKDPYPTIELESSFEPSKFQYTPTASQNKKSANSLQILYYGNKPPNAKNSDKKGQFNITKKRKLYNEKDFQNF